Proteins from a single region of Sphingomonas morindae:
- a CDS encoding ABC transporter permease/substrate-binding protein, which yields MSEIAPLAAQHLLLSLAALGLALLIGVPLGLAAARRPRLAAAAIGAASLIQTIPGLALLALFYPLLLAIGHGVPALGFLPALLALSLYALLPLLRGVIGGLRGVDPAARLAADALGMTRWQRLRLVEAPLAAPVAMAGLRTAAVWTIGAATLATTVGAPSLGGPIFAGLQTEDWTLVLAGCLAAAALALAADGLLALVERGLARRARRPLVAGLIGIAAGLALALAPLLAPLVAARGAGRTVTIGAKNFSEQFILARLIGDWLGRAGYRVRYAEGLGSAVALRALRRGDIDAYVDYSGTIWADAMGRHSVAPAAVMLPAIAGWLRPAGLAGPLGFENAYALAMREESARRLGIATLADLAPRAPGLRLGSDLEFLSRPEWRAVAGGYGLRFGATRRYAPSFMYRALASGQVDVISAFSSDGRIAAQHLRVLADPAHRLPRYDALLLVAPARARDRRFLSALRPLLGAIPVDAMRAANYQVDRDRDKQSPAAAARWLAGRLETR from the coding sequence ATGAGCGAGATCGCGCCGCTCGCCGCGCAGCATCTGCTGCTCAGCCTCGCCGCGCTCGGCCTGGCGCTGCTGATCGGCGTGCCGCTCGGGCTGGCGGCGGCGCGGCGGCCGCGGCTGGCGGCGGCCGCGATCGGCGCGGCGAGCCTGATCCAGACCATTCCGGGCCTCGCCTTGCTCGCGCTCTTCTATCCGCTGTTGCTGGCGATCGGCCATGGCGTTCCCGCGCTCGGCTTCCTGCCGGCGCTGCTCGCGCTCAGCCTCTATGCGCTGCTGCCGCTGCTGCGCGGCGTGATCGGCGGGCTGCGCGGGGTCGATCCCGCCGCCCGGCTCGCCGCCGATGCGCTGGGCATGACGCGCTGGCAGCGGCTGCGGCTGGTGGAGGCGCCGCTCGCCGCGCCCGTCGCCATGGCCGGGCTGCGCACCGCCGCCGTCTGGACGATCGGCGCGGCGACGCTCGCCACCACCGTCGGCGCGCCGAGCCTGGGCGGTCCGATCTTCGCCGGTCTCCAGACCGAGGACTGGACTCTCGTGCTCGCTGGCTGCCTCGCCGCCGCGGCGCTGGCGCTCGCCGCCGATGGGCTGCTCGCATTGGTCGAGCGTGGCCTCGCCCGGCGCGCGCGGCGGCCACTCGTGGCGGGGCTGATCGGCATCGCCGCCGGCCTCGCGCTGGCGCTCGCGCCGCTGCTGGCGCCGCTGGTCGCGGCGCGCGGGGCGGGGCGCACCGTCACCATCGGCGCCAAGAATTTCTCGGAGCAGTTCATCCTCGCCCGGCTGATCGGCGATTGGCTGGGCCGTGCCGGCTATCGCGTCCGCTATGCCGAAGGCTTGGGCTCGGCGGTGGCGCTCCGCGCGCTGCGGCGCGGCGATATCGATGCCTATGTGGACTATTCGGGCACGATCTGGGCCGATGCCATGGGCCGCCACAGCGTCGCGCCGGCGGCGGTGATGCTGCCCGCGATCGCCGGCTGGCTGCGCCCGGCGGGGCTGGCCGGGCCGCTCGGCTTCGAAAATGCCTATGCGCTGGCGATGCGGGAGGAAAGCGCGCGCCGGCTCGGCATCGCCACGCTCGCCGATCTCGCGCCGCGCGCCCCCGGGCTGCGGCTCGGCAGCGATCTCGAATTCCTCTCCCGGCCGGAATGGCGGGCGGTGGCGGGTGGCTATGGGCTGCGCTTCGGCGCCACCCGGCGCTACGCCCCCAGCTTCATGTATCGCGCGCTCGCCAGCGGGCAGGTGGATGTCATTTCCGCCTTTTCCAGCGATGGCCGGATCGCCGCCCAGCATCTGCGCGTGCTCGCCGATCCCGCCCACCGGCTGCCGCGCTACGATGCGCTGCTGCTCGTCGCCCCGGCCCGCGCGCGCGATCGGCGCTTCCTCTCGGCGCTGCGGCCGCTGCTCGGCGCGATCCCGGTCGACGCGATGCGCGCGGCCAATTATCAGGTGGATCGCGACCGCGACAAGCAAAGCCCGGCGGCGGCCGCGCGCTGGCTCGCCGGCCGGCTGGAGACGCGCTGA
- a CDS encoding TonB-dependent receptor, whose translation MAAALMMALDASAGAAAPAPVAAPTGDAADAGADPAPGLAPVIVTARRRAEDAQRVPAALSVVGGALLDQSYTTNPQGLTELIPSLTYSSANPRNTALTIRGLGSSVVAVSQSNDGLEPGVGFYVDQVYHARPATAAFDFADIEQVEELRGPQGTLFGKNSTAGAINITSRAPSFTRGGFAELSYGSYNYVQARGWVTGPLTDTLAFRLSGVSTRRDGVLHNVRTDSDTNTLGAQALRAQLLFRPSERFKARLIADFTNFQADCCTQVFLRVGQSLRPASRQFGGAQGLAAQFNYQPASTNPYDRETDIDGRVESDTNEGGVSLAADWSLGGATLTSISAWRFWNWDAENDRDYTGLPVQLSQHIPSRQDQYSQEIRLASDGTRRLGYVVGLYAFYQRITGRPISIYGPAAARYLIGTTTGAAATPVPAALLDGYAQDGHTDFRTQSYAAFGEANYRLLRDVTLTGGLRYTYEDKQGDYATTVSGGLATTNAALLAARLSVLRPQAYHATDHDGSVSGRANIAWQIRPTLLAYASVARGFKSGGINMSGLPLDAANQPVLATAVVRPERNTSYEAGLKARLIGNRLVFNLDGFYTRVHDFQATIVDSSQTVALRGYLSNIPEVTVKGVEADLVAQPLADLALRGGLAYADGRYTRYPAGPCPLELQGTATTACDLSGRRLASLPRLAVTAGLDYARPLGTGAVTLHVDTAWRTGFNGDPSLSRYTYIKGYNLTNASLGYRFRSGMEVLVFARNLFNANYIQNLTIQAGNSGLILATPSDPRVVGVTLRVRS comes from the coding sequence ATGGCGGCTGCGCTGATGATGGCGCTCGACGCGAGCGCCGGGGCGGCGGCTCCGGCCCCCGTCGCGGCCCCGACCGGCGACGCGGCCGACGCCGGGGCCGATCCCGCCCCCGGCCTGGCGCCGGTGATCGTCACCGCGCGCCGCCGCGCGGAGGATGCGCAGCGCGTGCCGGCGGCGCTGTCGGTGGTCGGCGGCGCGCTGCTCGATCAAAGCTACACCACCAACCCGCAGGGGCTGACGGAACTGATCCCCAGCCTCACCTACAGCTCGGCCAATCCGCGCAACACCGCGCTCACCATCCGCGGGCTCGGCTCCAGCGTGGTCGCGGTGAGCCAGTCGAACGACGGTCTCGAGCCCGGCGTCGGCTTCTATGTCGATCAGGTCTATCATGCCCGCCCCGCCACCGCCGCGTTCGACTTCGCCGATATCGAGCAGGTCGAGGAGCTGCGCGGCCCGCAGGGCACTTTGTTCGGCAAGAACAGCACCGCCGGCGCGATCAACATCACCAGCCGCGCGCCCAGCTTCACGCGCGGCGGCTTCGCCGAACTCTCCTATGGCAGCTACAATTACGTCCAGGCGCGCGGTTGGGTAACGGGGCCGCTCACCGATACGCTCGCCTTCCGCCTGTCCGGCGTCTCTACGCGGCGCGACGGCGTGCTCCACAATGTGCGCACGGACAGCGACACCAACACGCTCGGCGCGCAGGCGCTGCGCGCGCAATTGCTGTTCCGCCCGAGCGAGCGGTTCAAGGCGCGGCTGATCGCGGACTTCACCAATTTCCAGGCGGATTGCTGCACCCAGGTCTTTCTGCGCGTCGGCCAGAGCCTGCGCCCCGCCAGCCGCCAGTTCGGCGGCGCGCAGGGGCTCGCCGCCCAGTTCAACTATCAGCCCGCCAGCACCAACCCCTATGATCGCGAAACCGATATCGACGGCCGGGTCGAATCCGACACCAATGAGGGCGGCGTCAGCCTCGCCGCCGACTGGTCGCTCGGCGGGGCCACGCTCACCTCGATCAGCGCCTGGCGCTTCTGGAACTGGGATGCCGAGAATGATCGCGACTATACCGGCTTGCCGGTGCAATTGTCGCAGCACATCCCCTCGCGCCAGGATCAATATAGCCAGGAGATCCGCCTCGCCTCCGATGGCACGCGCCGGCTCGGCTATGTGGTGGGGCTCTATGCCTTTTATCAGCGCATCACCGGCCGTCCGATCAGCATCTACGGCCCCGCCGCCGCGCGCTATCTGATCGGCACCACCACCGGCGCCGCCGCCACCCCGGTCCCCGCCGCGCTGCTCGACGGCTATGCCCAGGATGGCCACACCGATTTCCGCACGCAAAGCTATGCCGCCTTCGGCGAGGCCAATTACCGGCTGCTCCGCGATGTCACCCTCACCGGCGGGCTGCGCTACACCTATGAGGATAAGCAGGGCGATTACGCCACCACCGTATCGGGCGGCCTCGCCACCACCAATGCGGCGCTGCTCGCGGCGCGGCTGTCGGTGCTGCGGCCCCAGGCCTATCACGCCACGGACCATGATGGCAGCGTCTCCGGCCGCGCCAATATCGCCTGGCAGATCCGCCCGACGCTGCTCGCCTATGCCAGCGTCGCGCGCGGCTTCAAATCGGGCGGGATCAACATGTCGGGCCTGCCGCTCGATGCCGCCAACCAGCCCGTGCTCGCCACCGCCGTGGTCCGGCCCGAGCGCAACACCAGCTATGAGGCGGGCCTGAAGGCGCGGCTGATCGGCAACCGCCTCGTCTTCAACCTCGACGGCTTCTACACGCGGGTCCATGATTTCCAGGCGACGATCGTCGATTCCAGCCAGACGGTGGCGCTGCGCGGCTATCTGTCGAACATTCCCGAAGTGACGGTGAAGGGCGTCGAGGCCGATCTCGTCGCCCAGCCCCTGGCCGATCTCGCGCTGCGCGGCGGCCTCGCTTATGCGGACGGCCGCTACACCCGCTATCCCGCCGGCCCCTGTCCGCTCGAGCTGCAGGGCACGGCCACCACCGCCTGCGATCTGTCGGGCCGCCGGCTCGCCTCGCTGCCCCGGCTGGCGGTGACGGCGGGGCTCGATTATGCGCGCCCGCTCGGCACCGGCGCCGTCACCCTGCATGTGGATACGGCGTGGCGCACCGGCTTCAACGGCGATCCCAGCCTGTCGCGCTACACCTATATCAAGGGCTATAACCTCACCAACGCCAGCCTCGGCTATCGCTTCCGCAGCGGGATGGAGGTGCTGGTGTTCGCGCGCAACCTGTTCAACGCCAACTATATCCAGAACCTCACCATCCAGGCGGGCAATTCGGGGCTGATCCTCGCCACGCCCAGCGATCCGCGCGTGGTCGGCGTCACGCTGCGCGTCCGGAGCTGA
- a CDS encoding class I SAM-dependent methyltransferase codes for MSGDRPLATLVAEPWADYGLVDSGHGRKLERYGRFRFVRPEPQALWAPAAEEWRHDGEFLGASDEEGGGRWHLDRGVPRSWPLAWEEVRFHAANTPFRHLAFFPDMAPQWAWMRARLRPEDEVMNLFGYTGVGSLALAARGARVTHVDASKKSVETGKVNAELSGMADRPIRWMVDDATKFAAREVRRGRRYAGIMLDPPKFGRGPTGEVWRLEEGLPGLIADCVRLLTPESRFLVLTVYAVRMSALAIGELLRQATAALGGRVEAGDMAVREEARGLLLPTAIFARWSPATGSTAP; via the coding sequence GTGAGCGGGGATCGCCCGCTCGCCACGCTCGTCGCCGAGCCCTGGGCCGATTATGGACTTGTCGATAGCGGCCATGGCCGCAAGCTGGAGCGCTATGGCCGCTTCCGCTTCGTCCGGCCCGAGCCGCAGGCGCTCTGGGCGCCCGCTGCGGAGGAGTGGCGGCACGATGGCGAATTTCTCGGCGCCTCGGACGAGGAGGGCGGCGGCCGCTGGCATCTGGATCGCGGCGTGCCCCGCAGCTGGCCGCTCGCCTGGGAGGAGGTGCGCTTCCACGCCGCCAACACGCCCTTCCGCCATCTCGCCTTCTTTCCCGATATGGCGCCGCAATGGGCGTGGATGCGGGCGCGGCTGCGGCCCGAGGACGAGGTGATGAACCTGTTCGGCTATACCGGCGTCGGCAGCCTCGCGCTCGCCGCGCGGGGCGCGCGCGTCACCCATGTCGATGCGTCCAAAAAGTCGGTCGAGACGGGCAAGGTCAATGCCGAACTGTCCGGCATGGCCGATCGTCCGATCCGCTGGATGGTGGACGATGCCACCAAATTCGCCGCGCGCGAGGTGCGGCGCGGCCGCCGCTATGCCGGCATCATGCTCGATCCGCCCAAATTCGGGCGCGGGCCCACGGGCGAGGTCTGGCGGCTCGAGGAAGGCCTGCCGGGGCTGATCGCGGATTGCGTGCGGCTGCTCACGCCGGAAAGCCGCTTCCTCGTCCTCACCGTCTATGCCGTGCGCATGTCGGCGCTGGCGATCGGCGAATTGCTGCGCCAGGCCACGGCGGCGCTGGGCGGTCGGGTCGAGGCGGGCGACATGGCGGTGCGCGAGGAGGCGCGCGGCCTGTTGCTGCCCACCGCCATCTTCGCCCGCTGGTCGCCCGCTACAGGCTCGACTGCGCCATGA
- a CDS encoding metallopeptidase family protein has product MADIPLAPWGPPPDDEAIEAIARATIARLPEGFRRHLEGVVLRVEAFASDAVLDALGIDDAFALTGLYTGLPIGQKSVEASGALPDMIQLFRRPLLDEWAETGVDFEALVGHVVIHEIGHHFGLSDADMAALEAAAG; this is encoded by the coding sequence ATGGCCGATATCCCGCTTGCGCCCTGGGGGCCGCCGCCCGACGACGAGGCGATCGAGGCGATCGCGCGCGCCACCATCGCGCGATTGCCCGAAGGCTTTCGCCGCCATCTGGAGGGCGTGGTGCTGCGCGTGGAGGCCTTTGCTTCGGACGCGGTGCTCGACGCGCTCGGCATCGACGACGCCTTCGCGCTCACCGGCCTCTATACCGGCCTGCCGATCGGCCAGAAGAGCGTGGAGGCGAGCGGCGCGCTGCCCGACATGATCCAGCTGTTCCGGCGCCCGCTGCTCGACGAATGGGCCGAGACGGGCGTCGATTTCGAGGCGCTGGTCGGCCATGTGGTGATCCACGAGATCGGCCATCATTTCGGCCTGTCCGACGCGGACATGGCCGCGCTGGAAGCGGCCGCCGGCTGA
- a CDS encoding heme exporter protein CcmB, producing the protein MRLVLRLAARDLRTGLAAAGLPIAFFLIAAALFPLAVGPDARLLARAGPGFLWLAALLTALLPVDRLIAPDHEAGLFDQLAARGIADELVAAARILGHWLSFGPPLLLAALPAAALLGLDARALGRLEVSLAIGTPALAALAVTVAALTAGLRGAGGLAGLLLLPLAVPLLIFGAADSATAPRLLAAAALVLLAGAPFAAGAALRALRA; encoded by the coding sequence ATGCGGCTGGTGCTGCGCCTGGCGGCCCGCGACCTGCGGACGGGGCTCGCCGCCGCCGGGCTTCCGATCGCCTTCTTCCTGATCGCGGCCGCGCTCTTCCCGCTCGCCGTGGGGCCGGATGCGCGGCTGCTGGCGCGCGCGGGGCCGGGCTTCCTGTGGCTGGCGGCGCTGCTGACCGCGCTGCTGCCGGTCGACCGGCTGATCGCGCCCGATCACGAGGCCGGGCTGTTCGACCAGCTGGCGGCGCGGGGCATCGCCGACGAGCTGGTGGCGGCGGCGCGGATCCTGGGCCATTGGCTGAGCTTCGGCCCGCCGCTGCTGCTCGCCGCCCTGCCCGCCGCCGCGCTGCTCGGGCTGGACGCGCGCGCGCTCGGCCGGCTGGAAGTGTCGCTGGCGATCGGCACCCCGGCGCTCGCCGCGCTGGCGGTGACGGTGGCGGCGCTCACCGCCGGCCTGCGCGGCGCCGGCGGCCTTGCCGGGCTGTTGCTGCTGCCGCTGGCGGTGCCGCTGCTGATCTTCGGCGCCGCCGACAGCGCCACCGCGCCGCGCCTGCTCGCCGCCGCCGCGCTGGTGCTGCTGGCGGGCGCGCCCTTCGCCGCCGGAGCGGCGCTGCGCGCGCTGCGCGCCTGA
- a CDS encoding DUF3667 domain-containing protein, giving the protein MQGAGETMRAAQGQAVAADGHSHESACLNCGTRLIGSHCHGCGQAAHVHRTLGAFFHDLLHGVFHFEGRVWRTLPLLAWHPGTLTRAYVAGRRASYVSPIALFLFCVFLMFTVFHATEDHAAAGPHGASPEGARAAETRLETSIGRAERARRDAAGRGEPTQEMDAALAEQRAALAVLRRYGATTAPRAGAAPDEPLSLDIKIAPLRHAIETFQANPDLAIYKIQTYAYKYSWALIPISVPFLWLLFPFSRRFHLYDHTVFVTYSLCFMTLLVVVAMIAGAIGLGGLGPLLFFVPPFHMYRQLREAYGLGRASALLRTALLLLFALCALALFFVLIMAQSSL; this is encoded by the coding sequence ATGCAGGGGGCAGGCGAGACGATGCGCGCGGCGCAGGGCCAGGCGGTGGCGGCCGATGGCCACAGCCATGAAAGCGCCTGCCTCAATTGCGGGACGCGGCTGATCGGCAGCCATTGCCATGGCTGCGGCCAGGCGGCGCATGTGCATCGCACGCTGGGCGCCTTCTTCCACGATCTGCTGCACGGCGTCTTCCATTTCGAGGGCCGCGTGTGGCGCACGCTGCCGCTGCTCGCCTGGCATCCCGGCACGCTGACCCGCGCCTATGTGGCGGGGCGGCGGGCCAGCTATGTCTCGCCGATCGCGCTGTTCCTGTTCTGCGTCTTCCTCATGTTCACGGTCTTCCACGCGACCGAGGACCATGCGGCGGCCGGGCCGCACGGCGCCAGCCCGGAGGGGGCGCGCGCCGCCGAGACGCGGCTGGAGACGAGCATCGGCCGGGCCGAGCGGGCGCGGCGCGACGCCGCCGGGCGGGGCGAGCCGACCCAGGAGATGGATGCGGCGCTGGCCGAGCAGCGCGCCGCGCTGGCGGTGCTGCGCCGCTATGGCGCCACCACCGCGCCGCGCGCCGGCGCGGCGCCGGACGAGCCGCTCTCGCTCGACATCAAGATCGCGCCGCTGCGCCATGCGATCGAGACGTTCCAGGCCAATCCCGATCTCGCCATCTACAAGATCCAGACCTATGCCTATAAATACAGCTGGGCGCTGATCCCGATCTCGGTGCCGTTCCTGTGGCTGCTCTTCCCCTTCAGCCGCCGCTTCCACCTGTACGATCACACCGTGTTCGTCACCTATTCGCTGTGCTTCATGACGCTGCTGGTGGTGGTGGCGATGATCGCCGGCGCGATCGGCCTGGGCGGCCTGGGGCCCCTGCTCTTCTTCGTGCCGCCCTTCCACATGTACCGGCAGCTGCGCGAGGCCTATGGCCTGGGCCGGGCCTCGGCGCTGCTGCGCACGGCGCTGCTGCTGCTGTTCGCGCTGTGCGCGCTCGCGCTCTTCTTCGTGCTCATCATGGCGCAGTCGAGCCTGTAG
- a CDS encoding ATP-binding cassette domain-containing protein: MQAGGPEVVFEGVVRAYGGVPALGPLDARLPAGAFVALVGASGAGKSTLLRMVNRLVEPDSGRVLIGGVPVADRPAAALRRSIGYVFQSIGLMPHMSVAENIRLPARVAGADRGVPAPDVPALLAAVELPADYAGRRPQALSGGEAQRVGVARALATGARLMLLDEPFGALDPVTRDAVGRRYRALHDRLGLTSLMVTHDMAEALLLADRILVLDRGRLVGEGAPADLLAGRAGAAASALVDVARRQAEAIAALAR; this comes from the coding sequence ATGCAGGCGGGTGGGCCCGAAGTGGTGTTCGAGGGCGTGGTCCGCGCCTATGGCGGCGTGCCCGCGCTCGGCCCGCTCGATGCGCGCCTCCCCGCCGGCGCCTTTGTCGCGCTGGTCGGCGCCTCGGGCGCGGGCAAGTCGACGCTGCTGCGCATGGTCAACCGGCTGGTCGAGCCGGACAGCGGCCGCGTCCTGATCGGCGGCGTTCCCGTCGCGGATCGGCCGGCCGCCGCCCTGCGCCGCAGCATCGGCTATGTCTTCCAGTCGATCGGGCTGATGCCGCACATGAGCGTGGCCGAGAATATCCGCCTGCCCGCGCGCGTCGCGGGGGCGGATCGGGGCGTGCCGGCGCCCGATGTGCCCGCGCTGCTCGCGGCGGTGGAGCTGCCCGCCGATTATGCCGGCCGCCGCCCCCAGGCGCTGTCGGGCGGCGAGGCGCAGCGGGTCGGCGTCGCCCGCGCGCTCGCCACCGGCGCGCGGCTGATGCTGCTCGACGAGCCGTTCGGCGCGCTCGATCCCGTCACCCGCGATGCGGTCGGCCGCCGCTATCGCGCGCTGCACGATCGCCTCGGCCTCACCAGCCTGATGGTCACGCACGATATGGCCGAGGCGCTGCTGCTCGCCGATCGCATCCTGGTGCTCGATCGCGGCCGGCTGGTGGGCGAGGGCGCGCCCGCCGATCTGCTCGCCGGCCGCGCCGGCGCGGCGGCGTCCGCGCTGGTCGATGTCGCGCGCCGCCAGGCCGAAGCGATCGCGGCGCTGGCGCGATGA
- the ccmA gene encoding heme ABC exporter ATP-binding protein CcmA: MLALDGIACLRGDRLLFEGLSLRLGPGEALTLTGPNGSGKTSLLRIAAGLLRPDAGQVRRPERIAWLGEAHALDPGRTLGAALGFWAALDGGDAAAAMAAMGIAALAPVPVRLLSTGQRRRAAIARVIAGRASLWLLDEPGNGLDEEGMARLGGAIAAHLAGGGALLAASHVALRVAGARRALGEAAS, from the coding sequence ATGCTGGCGCTGGACGGCATCGCCTGTCTGCGCGGAGACCGGCTGCTGTTCGAGGGGCTTTCGCTGCGGCTCGGGCCGGGCGAGGCGCTGACGCTGACCGGCCCCAATGGCAGCGGCAAGACCAGCCTGTTGCGGATCGCGGCCGGGCTGCTCCGCCCCGATGCGGGCCAAGTGCGGCGGCCGGAGCGGATCGCCTGGCTGGGCGAGGCCCATGCGCTCGATCCCGGCCGGACCTTGGGCGCCGCGCTGGGCTTTTGGGCGGCGCTGGACGGCGGCGACGCGGCGGCGGCGATGGCGGCGATGGGGATCGCCGCGCTCGCGCCCGTGCCCGTGCGGCTGCTCTCCACCGGCCAGCGCCGCCGCGCCGCGATCGCGCGGGTGATCGCCGGCCGCGCTTCGCTGTGGCTGCTCGACGAGCCCGGCAACGGCCTGGACGAGGAGGGGATGGCGCGGCTCGGCGGCGCGATCGCCGCGCATCTCGCGGGCGGCGGCGCGCTGCTCGCCGCCAGCCATGTCGCGCTGCGGGTGGCGGGCGCCCGGCGGGCGCTGGGCGAAGCGGCGTCATGA
- a CDS encoding M16 family metallopeptidase, translating to MSARLHRLANGLTVAVEPMAGVETLAVGLYADVGSRSEPDGLTGLAHMVEHMVFKGAGGRDARQIAEAAEDVGGQLNAWTSRDTTTFHARLLPGDLALGIDLIADLVRAPLFDGEELEREKQVVLAELGEARDTPDDIVFDHLAAAAYPGQVYGRPVLGEEETIAAIQRDHLAAWLADQYRPAGLTLAAAGKVDEDVLLRLAEARFGDLAAGAPPAFAPARFAGGTVTDQRRFDQVHVAFAYPGVDQRDGALHALNLFAGAAGGGMSSRLFQEVREARGLAYSIYAWAQTAADTGQLGVYLAAARAEAPRAFALARDVLARTAETLDQAELDRAKAQAKAGLLMGLESVQARCDHLARQIQVHGRAVPVGESVAAIDAVDLAAARAAGAAALDGALATASVGGKLARVA from the coding sequence ATGAGCGCGCGCCTGCACCGGCTCGCCAACGGGCTCACCGTCGCGGTCGAGCCGATGGCCGGGGTCGAGACGCTCGCCGTCGGCCTCTATGCCGATGTCGGCAGCCGCTCCGAGCCCGATGGGCTGACCGGCCTTGCCCATATGGTCGAGCATATGGTGTTCAAGGGCGCCGGCGGCCGCGACGCGCGCCAGATCGCCGAGGCGGCGGAGGATGTCGGCGGCCAGCTCAACGCCTGGACCTCGCGCGATACCACCACCTTCCACGCGCGGCTGCTGCCGGGCGATCTCGCGCTCGGCATCGATCTCATCGCCGATCTGGTGCGCGCGCCGCTGTTCGATGGCGAGGAGCTGGAGCGCGAGAAGCAGGTCGTGCTTGCCGAGCTGGGCGAGGCGCGCGACACGCCCGACGATATCGTCTTCGATCATCTCGCCGCCGCCGCCTATCCCGGCCAGGTCTATGGCCGCCCGGTGCTGGGCGAGGAGGAGACGATCGCCGCGATCCAGCGCGATCATCTCGCCGCCTGGCTGGCGGACCAATATCGCCCCGCCGGCCTCACGCTCGCCGCCGCCGGCAAGGTGGACGAGGATGTGCTGCTCCGGCTCGCCGAGGCGCGGTTCGGCGATCTTGCCGCCGGCGCGCCGCCCGCCTTCGCGCCCGCGCGCTTCGCGGGCGGCACCGTCACCGATCAGCGCCGCTTCGATCAGGTCCATGTCGCCTTCGCCTATCCCGGCGTCGACCAGCGCGATGGCGCGCTCCACGCGCTCAACCTGTTCGCGGGCGCGGCCGGGGGCGGCATGTCCTCGCGCCTCTTCCAGGAGGTGCGCGAGGCGCGGGGCCTGGCCTATTCGATCTACGCCTGGGCGCAGACCGCGGCCGATACCGGCCAGCTCGGCGTCTATCTCGCCGCCGCCCGCGCCGAGGCGCCGCGCGCCTTCGCGCTCGCCCGCGACGTGCTCGCCCGCACCGCGGAGACGCTCGACCAGGCCGAGCTGGATCGCGCCAAGGCCCAGGCCAAGGCCGGTCTGCTGATGGGGCTGGAATCGGTGCAGGCGCGCTGCGATCATCTCGCCCGGCAGATCCAGGTCCATGGCCGCGCCGTGCCAGTGGGCGAAAGTGTCGCCGCGATCGATGCGGTCGATCTCGCCGCCGCGCGCGCCGCCGGCGCCGCCGCGCTCGATGGCGCGCTCGCCACCGCCAGCGTCGGCGGCAAGCTGGCGCGGGTCGCGTGA